In the genome of Hippoglossus hippoglossus isolate fHipHip1 chromosome 9, fHipHip1.pri, whole genome shotgun sequence, the window TCATTGCATGTCCGAAAGTAGCTTTAGTGATTGatcattcacacatttactgtaaatctaATACGCATCAAGCTTGTTAACATAATATTGCATTTTGTATAATACAATTTACATTATActatattaaatattcaaaaagcTTTGACCTTTAAGTTATGTCACAATAACTGATTTTACCACTGAATACACATCATATGaaatggaatttaaaaaaattgtgaaaacaAGATTAGGTTATTCAACGTCCGAGCCCCCTACACTGCACTGCAAATTTGATGAACCCAAGTATGATGTGTTTACTTACATACTCGTCTTCGGCCAAACGAAGATTACCAAGAGGTAAGCTTATGTTCTCCAACTTTTCACAAAGTGCCCTGTCAAGCGGTTGCATTACCACAAAGGAGACGTGCATCATGACGATGCAGGAAAACAGGAGCTCTGCaagaaaaatgcacaaaaatatGACGGCGTCATCATCTGCATAGTGATTTAACAGGAATCTTCAACAAATAAGTGGAATAAGTATCATCGAGTCAAAACTCCAGATTACACTGAGACAGAATAAAAGAGGCAGCTTTCCTCCGGACATCTTAGTCCCACGGAGTCGCCACAGACAAACAAGCTGCAGAAACATGTTCACGTTTCAATCTTTTCCATAAACTCTTATTTGCAATCCCTCAAAAATGTCTTACCCtccagaaaataaaactaaccTAAACGATTTAGCATTGATGTTAAACCAGCTTACCTTTAGCAAAAGACATGGTGTGATTTTGTTAAGTCAGTGCCCCTTCGTTAACTCACTGTGCTTATATAGCCAAACACGGGATTTTTTTGTTGCATGCCACCTGGTGTTAGATGACGCCTGAGTGGCATTATCATCCAAAGGAATCATGTTGtaattatttctattttgcAATCGTAAGTCACTGTTCACCACAGAGGTTTGATGTGGGAAGGTGGGGCAAACTGTCACAGTCTTATCTGATATGATGTGTGATGTGTCCGTAAAGCGTCATTTGCCCCAGAATGTTCAACCCACACAACCTGAGATACAGAGGTGTCCTggaaattattattgttatgatgCAGTCAAACTTTTAAAGAGCACATGTTCTCTCTTATGTTAAACCCTCAAGGTGGATGTCACTCAACTCTGTTTCTTTCAGAATCATTTTACTTTCCTCTTTTACACTTTGTGACTTCCCGCTTTGTGAGTCAAGGAAATCTTTGGTAACACTGTCAGTCAGCCTATGTTTTCTAAAATGAGATGTTGAAAATACATTGCTTCTCTGCAGCCTGCTCAAATCCTACACTATTGTGTTTAGATTAAAACTCTGGTTTTGTCTATTTCCTGTATTTCTTCTGCAGTTTCCAAAGACCTGTGAAGACACTGATGATGCCCGGATTGTCTCTGTCAAGTAGCACTACTGTggtttgttggtgtgtttgtacgtttgtttgattgtgaacaagattgattacacaaaaataactaaGGTGATTTCTATGAAACTGagaggaaggatgtggtatgggttagagaagaacccattacattttggtgcagatccaggaattatctTTTCACTTCCTTAACATTGAAAATAAGGCATTTTTCTATATCAAAacaaaatctggcatatttacgggactgatatctatgagtgtgtgaaatttggtgcagcttgattggagGACtgtgggccttggcagaggcatgAGCCTTTCTagtatttaaaataatgttacATCAATGTGGCTTTATTTGGGTCCAAACCCCTAAACAAAGATCATCACTTCCATCCGAACTGAAAGGTCTCAACTATTCAATGGATTGACAATTGTGGTTTTTAAGGAAAATATCTTGACAACTATTTGGTGGAGTGACATCACGTTTGATTCCAACATGTCTCCTTCAGCATGAATTTTCGTACTTTGGTGATTCGCAAGTGTTAACCTGCTAACATGCAAATACTGATATAGTAAACATGGTAAACACTATATCCACATGTTAGCATCACGATGAGCATGCTGGCCTGGTGATGTTAGCACTTAGCTCAAAGCACAAATGTGGGCTTAAAGCCCAAGACTCTTGAGCTTGTTTATTACATTGTCTGAAAAATAATTGATGTTATGGCatatagcatagcatagcattgGATAGGGTGCCAGCTACTTAAATGGGTTCAGTTGGacacctttaaaaaacaaagtgtacGTTTATTTTTTCCACAGCAGAAATAATGCCATTGCAGAGCAAACGCGATTCAATTGGTATTCACATGTTTCTAAAGCACATCTACAACATTAAACACAATCAAAGACTcatattaacaataacaatgtaaaaataacaaaagtagTTAATAAGATAGAATAATTAATGGAATACTGAGTGAAATTAGGCTAAAGTCACAAAAAATGTGGATGGTGTCAAATTAAAAATCTTTGGCCATGTAGAAATAGTTTAAATGATATTTTGACTAAACCTCACATTTATagcattttaatttactttttgtcatcttaaatactttaaaatgtctAATGCTGATAGACAATGAGCAGATATTTCATGTGTAATACAACCCTGGAGCAGAACAAGTTTTTCACCTGCGCAGACACTGAGGCCTGACTGGACGCAGTGGTGTGGGCCACAGCTGTTACCAGGCAACCAACAACCAttagcacacaaacactggggCCCATTTTTTCCTGAAAGACAAACCGAACCCATCCGCAGACACTGTACTGCAGATACTGGGACGAACAACTGCTGATGATgagtccacacacactctctgctgtGATAGAGAAGCACATCCGCCAGCTGTGTCTCACTGACTTTCCCTGTGGACGTGGCAGCTTGGTGAGTTTCTTCAGTTGGAACCTGGTTGCATGTCTATTTATCACAGCAGCATGCGTTTTATTTTAGATATCAATGGACGTGGTGATTGTGTTGTCAGAGGAAGACGGTGGACGGTgcagtggagacagagacagaggagacagactcTCTCCTGGATCTGCTGATCTGTCCTCACTCTCCATGGTGGCACGATGCATCATGGAGCCCTCAAGCTCTGACCCTGAGAAAACTGGCCGTGCTCTCACCTGAACGCCTCCACACCAACTTCATTCACAAGTACTTTACTACGCTACGCATCGTGGACGAGGATGTAAGTAACTGTTGATTTTTACAGTTAAACCCaaaatttcattcattcttaTTCAGTTCATTGTCCTGTTCTCATCTGACCAGGCCTCAAGCACTATCACAGGATTTGagaaaaactgttaaaacatgaataagACTTTTTTACATTCAGTCATTCTTGAAAATCCTATTGACTCATTAAAAGattaataaaaagtattttattactttaatataCACTGACATTCTTGCCTCATCCCCAAACCCATGATTTGATATACCCCCTCCAAAATCTCATGGCAAGCCAAAGTTTCTACTTTGAAGGGGATTCCGATAAAAGTAGAGCGTCTACTCAGTAACTATCACTTTGGTACTACAATCTGTTCAATGTGCTCCTAATACTGACAGAAATATGCACAGATGAATAGTGGAAACTTGTGGAACATGAACAAAATGTCACAGTAGTAATATTACAGAAACATATATAAACAGACAGTTCTTATTCACACCTGGAggcttttctttgctcttccaGGACGCCAATGGTGTTTATAACAATCTCAAAACAGCTCCTAAACCCAAACATCTGGCTAAGATGACCCCAAATTGTTAGTTAATGCATCCTCTAAAATACCAAAATGTACATTTAGGTGCAAACATTTTTATGAGGTGCTAAATCCCTCCATACATTTACACAGAGTAAGGTCAAGCGCTTAAAATATTATTGGGAGATCACATTTTCATCTTGTCTGTGggtcccctggtggctgaggGGCTCTGTGCAACTACCTGATTCCATCCATCTACTTCAAAACCCAGAGGGCAAAGGTTATTCATTCTTAATGCTTTGACACAATGAACAAACTCGTGCTGCAGGTGTCAGTCGTCGATGGCGGCCTGTTGAAGTTCTCaaagctggaggagctggtgctgAGTGCCAACAGAATCTCAGAAATCCCTGCAGACAACCTTCCCTGCACTTTAAAGGTGAGTCGCAGTCCTGCAGCTGTGTCGACGCTCTCTGCAGCTTATCAGATGACATGAAGTCTCTGCTGCAGAAGTCAATCAATGGTCATTAGAAACAGAATCATGACTGTGGTTAATGTCTGAAATCGTTGTGAAGTAgtgatgatgaaatgtttgGTTGTTTTCTCTCACAGGTTTTGGAGCTACGTGCTAACCGGCTGTCTGCTCTGAACAGTCTCACCAGTTGCACCCTCCCCCACCTGTGGTACCTCGGCCTCGGCTCAAACCGTCTCGGTTCCTGTCAAGACACCGCTGATCTTTCTGGAAGACACTGGTTAGCAAACTCACATACGGGAACTAAGATGGTTTTTGAGAGATAAACCAAAAGTAGGTCAAATGAAAATACCGCTACGCGCGTTCATCAATGCCTAACTGAGGCACTTaactaattttttttttttttttatcaggcgGTCACATTGAGATCAAGATCTCTTTTCCAAGAGAGGTGTGAGAACCATAAACATTCACAATCAgcaacaaacaattaaacacacgcaacaacaaaacaacacaatacaaataaattaataaaaaacagtCACGAgattcataaaaaacatcacatagTAAATGTGAgcgatgaatgaatgaatgaactcaGCAGTAAATTCATGCAACTcattatttatatcatatttatttagtcagtcagtcagttgtAGTCAGTTTATATTTccaaatatataattatataaagaACCAAGAATATTAAGTTTACTATCACTGGTATGTGGAGAAGCTTTTGATTTATCGGAACTACCAATTAATTTAATGTCAACCAACTAGTCGTCAATGACTCTGTggtgtttacacacacacacacacacacacacacacacacacacacacacacacacacacacacacacacacacacacacacacacacacacacacacacagtaaagacGGTGCCTGTCTCTGACCTCCAGGCCACAGCTGGTGTGTCTGGACCTCGGTGACTGTGAGTTTGAGGACCAGAGGGCCCTGCTGAGCGCCCTGACCACGCTCCCCTGCCTCAAGACGCTGGTGCTGGAGGGAAACCCCTTCACCCTCGCGCTCTCGTACCCGGGCCTCACTGTGGACACTCTGCCACAGCTCTCGTGTCTGGACGACTCATGGATCACCCCTGAGGAAAGACATCGCTTTAAGGGCCTGGCCAAGCTGAGTGGTGAGTCGCTGTTCACATGggctcctgtttcttttttagattcCCCGGTAAACAGCTACTTACAGTTTATGTCTGGCTCATTTCCTTGTGAACAGATGTGACTGTGGACCAGGCCTCGGTCACAGTGAGAGTGGGCAGAGTGAAGGGAATCCCAGACCCACTGATGAGTGTGGATGAAAACGCTCCTGACTTCCCTGTTGTCACCTACAGCTATTTTATTACATACGAGTTCCTTACTGATCAAACCCCTGTTGACCTGGTGACGTATGCTGCCTACACGGCCTCTTAGTCTCTCTCAGTATTCACAGGCTGCATGTTATAGTTTCACTTTTGTATGTCTTGATGTTCACATGCCATGTACATTTCATTAGTCATTTATTACTTGTTATAACTGATCCATTTGTCTATACGGGGTTTGCAGACATCCCTCCCTTAagcaaaaaaaagcagcagagttCGAACTTCCAAGGATACagtttttttaagtgtgaatttcACTCTTTGCCAAAGAATCCTTCAGCAAgtaaagggtaaaaaaaaacaaacacttccaTTAGTACCACGTGTTGGCAATTCATTTCTTTGGAGAAGAACAATAACATCAACTCACTCCTCTCTCAGTGAATACATGGGAACGTGTGTAAGGCTTTCAGATAAATTGGAAAAAGAATTACCACCCTGCAGTTCTATGCCTCCACCAACCGGTGCActtcagtctacatacatcTCTTTtcttccagactcatatgaggtcactttgactgaaatctaatcagggAATTTCATTatgtggcacaaacattcacttggaatCAAGGATGACCTGATCAGAATTTGGTCAAAGGTCCTCACCAAACACGGTTTGGGCCTCTTGAAcgtatctcaagtctgccttcagggactttcttcaaattttggACAATTccttacattacattacatttagctgacgcttttatccaaagcgacttacaataagtgcattcaaccatgagggtacaaacccagaacaacaagaatcaagtgagtacaatttgcttcaagaaagccaaactacaaagtgctacatgtaagtgccatatataTTTGCCATatacagtggggcaaaaaagtatttagtcagccaccaattgtgcaagttctcccacttaaaaagatgagagaggcctgtaattttcatcataggtacacttcaactatgagagacaaaatgaggaaagaaaatccaggaaatcacattgtaggatttttaaagaatttatttgcaaattatggtggaaaataagtatttggtcaaTAACAAAAGTTCATCTCAATACTTTGTTATATACCCTTTGTTGGCAATGACAGAGGTCAAACGTTTTCTGTAAGTCTTCACAagcttttcacacactgttgctgGTATTTTGGCCCATTCCTCCATGCAGATCTCCTCTAGAGCAGTGATGTTTTGGGGCTGTCGCTGGGCAACACAGACTTTCAACTCCCTCCACAGATTTTctatggggttgagatctggagaCTGGCTAGGCCACTCCAGGACCTTGAAATGCTTCTTATGAAGCCACTCCTTCGTTGCCCAGGCggtgtgtttgggatcattgtcATGCTGAAAGACCCAGCCACGTTTCATCTTCAATGCCCTTGCTGATGGAAGgaggttttcactcaaaatctcACGATACATGGCCccattcattctttcctttacaCGGATCAGTCGTCCTGGTCCCCTtgcagaaaaacagccccaaagcATGATGTTTCCACCCCCATGCTTCACAGTAGGTATGGTGTTCTTTGGATGCAACTCGgcattctttctcctccaaacaCGACGAGTTGAGTTTTTACCAAAAAGttctattttggtttcatctgaccATATGACATTCTCCCAATCCTCTTCTGGATCATCCAAATGCTCTCTAGCAAACTTCAGACGGGCCTGGACATGTACTGGCTTAAGCAGGGGGACACGTCTGGCACTGCAGGATTTGAGTCCCTGGCGGCGTAGTGTGTTACTGATGTCCTTTGCCAGCTCTTTGGTCTTGGCCATAGTGGAGTTTGgattgtgactgtttgaggtTGTGGACAGGTGTCTTTTATACTGATAACGAGTTCAAACAGGTGCCATTAATACAGGTAAcgagtggaggacagaggagcctcTTGAAGAAGTTACAGGTCTGTGAGAGCCACAAATCTTGCTTGTTTGTAGgtgaccaaatacttattttaccgaggaatttaccaattaattcattaaaaatcctacaatgtgatttcctggattctttccccccattctgtctctcatagttgaagtgtacctatgatgaaaattacaggcatctctcatctttttaagtgggagaacttgcacaattggtggctgactaaatacttttttgccccactgtatTCAGACAGAAACATCACTGGTTCGTGGCGGCACTAAACCGTTGTGCAATATTTCTAGTTTAAAATGTGATCTTCCagtgaacattaaaaacactgtagaATATGAAAAATGTGGAGTTTAGATTTGGAATGAACTTGAAGTGGAATGAAGTTAAAATACCCAGAAATAAACATCTGTTCTTTTTACATGGTTTAATTTACAGAAAGTTGCCAGTGAGTCTAAATGTGACACAGAGCACGTGACAGAGGACGACTCCATTGACGCTGACCCACAATCAGATAAGAATTGTGAAAGAGAGAAGTCTGCACCAGACACTGGAGAGTTGAATCCTGAGGAGGCCTGCTGCGATATTGCACCTGGTAATAACGCCTGCCTCATTTGACCTGCGCAGCTTTCAGACCCACGGACGAATTATTCACTGCACAACCGCAAACACCAATACAGCTGAAGCAGATCAGAGCTTGTCATCAGGAAGGGTGGAGAGAAAGAATTGTAAGTTTTCAGAATGAGGTTTGGGTTCATCTAACTTGGTCACGTATTCGTGTAACTGGGATGGTAACTTTGTTCTTATCAGTTTACACAGAATTGACAACTTCAAAGACAGTCAGAACATCCGGCGGAGAATTGTACCCACCCTGAACCTGATGACTACACTGATCACTTATCAGCTTTATCATTTGTAACTTTCCATTTTGTATATGTGCAGTATTGCGTGCAAACGTTTTTCCTCGTATATTTGAACGTTTTTCCTCTTCCACAGTGTCGAGACACAGCACGTCAAAGCTGACCTGGTCAGAGCACATGGACTTCAGTGACACGCACGTTCACATGGGCAGGGACCTGGGAGGCTTGAAGAAATTCCTCAACCGAGGACTTTACCTCAGGGTTGAAGAAGAAAAGGTTCAGAAACTGGGGGGTTAAACATTAAGATTCAAAAAATGTGTCAGGGCTGTTATTCTGACATGAGATGTTGTAGGTGCTGTCATGGCCCGCGGCCTCTGAAGATGTTGCAGTGGCCAAACCGGGCCGACCTGTCAAAGAGAAGAAAGgcgggaaagagagagaagtgagatcAACGTTTAGTTTTTCTACTGAATCACAAATAAAAGATTCATGAGCTGATGGACCTGATGATAAGTCTCAAACAGACACTGTGAACAGACACATAGAAATCTGATACTATGGCAaccaatatgttttttttttctttagagTTTTTTTGTATCTTCCTGAGAagcactattattattattaattattatgattatgatgttCATTATTATGTGTAAAGTTCCGAAGTAAATGTGGTCAAAAACATACAGTAAGACCACAGTCATTACATCTAATGCTTTGATATTAGTGCTATTGATTGATTTGACTGTTTtacatgtggtgtgtgtgtgtgtgtgtgataaattCAGACTATATCCAAACGTATTGATGACACATATCTTTTGTATCTGCGTCAGTCCCCAATCAAATCTGGTTCCACCAAAGACAAGTCTaaagacaagaagaggaagTCAGTATCGGAGCTGGTCCAGGACGCCCCCGTCAGGAGAAGCCTCGTCTCCGTCCACGTCCCCCTGCAAAGTCTGGTCAGAGGAGATCGAAAGGTCGACGTCCTCTGTGACCTCGGTGCCCTGCACGCAGAGTCTGTGGTTGAAGCTACACCAACATGTGAAAAGGCAAGTTTACATGTAAAATAGGACTTATGACGTAACACAGAGAGCTGTCTATGAAAGGAACAGAAAGTATtagagcacacacctctgccaaggccaaaccaTCCTACACATGATTATCTCCTTCTAGAAAAAatataacagaaaaaaagaagtggtCTGATGAGCTCACCTAATGTATTCATCATAAAACACAGGTAAAGAAAGTGGGGGGAAGAATCTTGGCCTGCCCTTTAATCCACATCCACACCTAAATTCAACAGGCCCTTTCCAGGCCCAGGCCTCATCCCTTTCACTGAGTTTGGTGGAAATTGGTtcggtagtttttgtgtaatcttgccaacgacgacaacaacaaactgcTAACAGGATTCTAAACCGACACAGAGACTGACATcatgtgtgctgtgtttgtcacTCATCTGTAGGATCTGGAAAAGAAActcaaagaggaaaagaagaaagaggacaATGACtcaaagaggagaggaggcagtgGAACAGCACAGAAGAACACGGCATCTTCAAAAGGTTGAGTACATAATCCTCTAGATaagattcatttttaaataaaaaacaataaaagatgtATGAAAAAGCACCAGATCTCACCACTTAAAGAATCAGAGCTGATGTTATTCTATTGTCGGCCTTATTAAATAACACAAGGTTTATATCTTCTTATTATTGAGAAGAAGGTACAAATGTGAGACAAATCAAAAGTCATTATTTC includes:
- the LOC117768296 gene encoding leucine-rich repeat-containing protein 43-like isoform X2 — its product is MMSPHTLSAVIEKHIRQLCLTDFPCGRGSLRKTVDGAVETETEETDSLLDLLICPHSPWWHDASWSPQALTLRKLAVLSPERLHTNFIHKYFTTLRIVDEDVSVVDGGLLKFSKLEELVLSANRISEIPADNLPCTLKVLELRANRLSALNSLTSCTLPHLWYLGLGSNRLGSCQDTADLSGRHWPQLVCLDLGDCEFEDQRALLSALTTLPCLKTLVLEGNPFTLALSYPGLTVDTLPQLSCLDDSWITPEERHRFKGLAKLSDVTVDQASVTVRVGRVKGIPDPLMSVDENAPDFPVVTYSYFITYEFLTDQTPVDLKVASESKCDTEHVTEDDSIDADPQSDKNCEREKSAPDTGELNPEEACCDIAPVSRHSTSKLTWSEHMDFSDTHVHMGRDLGGLKKFLNRGLYLRVEEEKVLSWPAASEDVAVAKPGRPVKEKKGGKEREVRSTPQSNLVPPKTSLKTRRGSQYRSWSRTPPSGEASSPSTSPCKVWSEEIERSTSSVTSVPCTQSLWLKLHQHVKRIWKRNSKRKRRKRTMTQRGEEAVEQHRRTRHLQKVKERPGGSVRPTWSLPAAPCASACSQRPWS
- the LOC117768296 gene encoding leucine-rich repeat-containing protein 43-like isoform X1, which codes for MMSPHTLSAVIEKHIRQLCLTDFPCGRGSLRKTVDGAVETETEETDSLLDLLICPHSPWWHDASWSPQALTLRKLAVLSPERLHTNFIHKYFTTLRIVDEDVSVVDGGLLKFSKLEELVLSANRISEIPADNLPCTLKVLELRANRLSALNSLTSCTLPHLWYLGLGSNRLGSCQDTADLSGRHWPQLVCLDLGDCEFEDQRALLSALTTLPCLKTLVLEGNPFTLALSYPGLTVDTLPQLSCLDDSWITPEERHRFKGLAKLSDVTVDQASVTVRVGRVKGIPDPLMSVDENAPDFPVVTYSYFITYEFLTDQTPVDLKVASESKCDTEHVTEDDSIDADPQSDKNCEREKSAPDTGELNPEEACCDIAPVSRHSTSKLTWSEHMDFSDTHVHMGRDLGGLKKFLNRGLYLRVEEEKVLSWPAASEDVAVAKPGRPVKEKKGGKERESPIKSGSTKDKSKDKKRKSVSELVQDAPVRRSLVSVHVPLQSLVRGDRKVDVLCDLGALHAESVVEATPTCEKDLEKKLKEEKKKEDNDSKRRGGSGTAQKNTASSKGKGKAGREREADVVPACSSVCVRLQPATVELSVELEKWESESEARGLLHTKQNPKSAGTGGLN